The following are encoded together in the Nocardioides thalensis genome:
- a CDS encoding acyltransferase translates to MRLLWAVLQLVLPMPLKRRVGNWFFGWDVHPTAHIGRSMIMVGKLVMGPHSTIGSFNTIRGLEEVVLEEGASIATRNLITGFPPGSDYFAVSPNRRSVLVLRRHSMVTIGHTIDCADRVELGEYSAIAGYRCAILTHSLDLARDRFVAQPVVIGDRSAVMSGCTLLNGTSVPSRAIVSAGSVVTTKLTTELTFYRGNPAEPVRALPERLKYFRRGLVEVASEQ, encoded by the coding sequence ATGCGGCTGCTGTGGGCAGTTCTCCAGCTCGTGCTCCCCATGCCGCTGAAGCGGCGCGTGGGCAACTGGTTCTTCGGGTGGGACGTGCACCCCACCGCGCACATCGGCCGCAGCATGATCATGGTCGGCAAGCTGGTCATGGGCCCGCACAGCACGATCGGCTCGTTCAACACGATCCGTGGTCTGGAGGAGGTGGTCCTCGAGGAGGGCGCGAGCATCGCGACCCGCAACCTGATCACCGGCTTCCCGCCGGGCTCGGACTACTTCGCCGTGAGTCCCAACCGCCGCTCGGTGCTGGTGCTCCGTCGCCACTCGATGGTCACCATCGGCCACACCATCGACTGCGCCGACCGGGTCGAGCTGGGGGAGTACTCCGCGATCGCCGGCTACCGCTGCGCGATCCTCACCCACAGCCTCGACCTCGCGCGCGACCGCTTCGTGGCCCAGCCGGTGGTCATCGGCGACCGCAGCGCGGTGATGAGCGGCTGCACGCTGCTCAACGGCACGTCGGTGCCCAGCCGCGCCATCGTGTCCGCGGGCTCGGTGGTCACGACGAAGCTGACGACCGAGCTGACCTTCTACCGCGGCAACCCCGCCGAGCCGGTGCGCGCGCTGCCGGAACGGCTGAAGTACTTCCGGCGCGGCCTCGTGGAAGTAGCATCCGAGCAATGA
- a CDS encoding polysaccharide biosynthesis tyrosine autokinase, producing the protein MDLKQFLQVMRRRWRSVVAILALCLAAAGTLIYIQTPMYESKAVVFLSADVRQAQDAYVAQLWVSGRAETYADLAQSSELADRVIDTLDLDETPEQLAGRISAEVLEGTVQIELAVQDEEARRAQTIADVVVDQFIEFIAELETPEDSATTPLITARVTNEASYNPDKVAPQTVLYLVAAGVIGLLLGIATAVARQLLDRTIHTVEDVAKVTDAPVLASIGFDPDMRKAPLITDLGGFAARTEAFRVLRTSLQFIDLDHQPKVLAITSATPAEGKTMTATNLAIALAQTGRKTLIVDADLRRPRVASTLGLDPAVGFTTALVGKAQIQDVIQVHEKSGLHVLASGPKPPNPTEILQSRVTADLIRRLRGSYDMIVIDAPPLLPVADASVVSSIADGALIVVRHDRTTTDQAADAIARLQQVGSKVLGVVVNMVSKRAVGSYYYYYYEETDPMGRAPKAGSGNGKRKSEKTPAGRDA; encoded by the coding sequence GTGGACTTGAAGCAGTTCCTCCAGGTGATGCGTCGTCGCTGGCGCAGCGTCGTCGCCATCCTGGCCCTGTGCCTGGCCGCCGCCGGCACGCTCATCTACATCCAGACGCCGATGTACGAGTCCAAGGCCGTGGTCTTCCTCAGCGCCGACGTGCGCCAGGCGCAGGACGCGTATGTCGCCCAGCTGTGGGTGTCCGGGCGGGCCGAGACCTACGCCGACCTCGCGCAGAGCTCCGAGCTCGCCGACCGCGTGATCGACACCCTCGACCTCGACGAGACGCCCGAGCAGCTCGCCGGCCGGATCTCCGCGGAGGTGCTCGAGGGCACCGTGCAGATCGAGCTGGCCGTGCAGGACGAGGAGGCGCGCCGCGCCCAGACCATCGCCGACGTGGTGGTCGACCAGTTCATCGAGTTCATCGCCGAGCTCGAGACGCCCGAGGACAGCGCGACCACCCCGCTGATCACGGCGCGGGTCACCAACGAGGCGTCCTACAACCCCGACAAGGTGGCCCCGCAGACGGTGCTCTACCTGGTCGCGGCCGGCGTCATCGGGCTGCTGCTCGGCATCGCGACCGCCGTGGCGCGCCAGCTGCTCGACCGCACGATCCACACGGTCGAGGACGTCGCGAAGGTCACCGACGCGCCGGTGCTGGCGAGCATCGGCTTCGACCCCGACATGCGCAAGGCGCCGCTCATCACCGACCTGGGCGGCTTCGCCGCCCGCACCGAGGCGTTCCGGGTGCTGCGCACCAGCCTCCAGTTCATCGACCTCGACCACCAGCCGAAGGTGCTCGCGATCACCAGCGCCACGCCGGCCGAGGGCAAGACGATGACCGCGACCAACCTGGCGATCGCGCTCGCACAGACCGGCCGCAAGACGCTGATCGTCGACGCCGACCTGCGGCGCCCGCGCGTCGCCAGCACCCTGGGCCTCGACCCGGCGGTCGGCTTCACGACGGCGCTGGTGGGCAAGGCGCAGATCCAGGACGTCATCCAGGTCCACGAGAAGAGCGGCCTGCACGTGCTGGCGAGCGGCCCGAAGCCGCCCAACCCGACCGAGATCCTCCAGTCGCGGGTCACCGCCGACCTGATCCGGCGGCTGCGCGGCAGCTACGACATGATCGTGATCGACGCGCCGCCGCTGCTCCCGGTCGCCGACGCGTCGGTGGTCTCGTCGATCGCCGACGGTGCGCTGATCGTCGTGCGCCACGACCGCACGACCACCGACCAGGCCGCCGACGCGATCGCCCGCCTCCAGCAGGTCGGCAGCAAGGTGCTCGGCGTGGTGGTCAACATGGTCTCCAAGCGCGCCGTGGGCAGCTATTACTACTACTACTACGAGGAGACCGACCCGATGGGCCGTGCTCCCAAGGCCGGCTCGGGCAACGGCAAGCGCAAGTCGGAGAAGACGCCCGCCGGGCGTGACGCCTGA
- a CDS encoding DUF1416 domain-containing protein, translated as MCGATKGGLSLAGVDVEKEAVIQGQVVRDGEPVPNAYVRLLDKSGEFTAEVPTSATGHFRFFAGDGEWTLRTLAPKADPVDRVVQAAVGSVAEVTVTL; from the coding sequence ATGTGCGGAGCAACCAAGGGCGGTCTGTCGCTCGCCGGCGTGGACGTCGAGAAGGAAGCCGTGATCCAGGGCCAGGTCGTCCGCGACGGCGAGCCGGTGCCCAACGCCTACGTGCGTCTCCTGGACAAGAGCGGTGAGTTCACCGCCGAGGTCCCGACCTCCGCGACCGGTCACTTCCGGTTCTTCGCCGGCGACGGCGAGTGGACGCTGCGCACGCTCGCGCCGAAGGCCGACCCGGTCGACCGGGTCGTCCAGGCCGCGGTCGGCAGCGTCGCCGAGGTCACCGTCACCCTCTGA
- a CDS encoding FkbM family methyltransferase, which yields MSRLRSASYLLRRVRQTPALFTNFGSVFLDLGAQATPWSKPELTFRLRNGYVVQCPNVPGARFPLYEIFGDDAYRMAELLDGVDDDAGVLDVGGQIGSFSLAVAAELPKARVHVYEASPTSASYIRRNVEGNDLDGRVTVHGAAMAGEAGDFTFVDSGTASGHNGLTAPDAAGTEVTVPAVTFDEAAALVAADGSAVQLVKMDVEGAEYDIVLRSSPESWREVRSVVMEYHPVPGRHLDDLLEFFAAVGLTPSRMEPGTLPGLGVMWLSRRAA from the coding sequence ATGAGTCGGCTGAGGAGTGCGTCGTACCTCCTACGCAGGGTGCGGCAGACGCCCGCCCTCTTCACGAACTTCGGGTCGGTGTTCCTCGACCTCGGCGCCCAGGCGACCCCGTGGAGCAAGCCGGAGCTGACGTTCCGGCTGCGCAACGGCTACGTCGTGCAGTGCCCCAACGTGCCGGGCGCCCGCTTCCCGCTCTACGAGATCTTCGGTGACGACGCCTACCGGATGGCCGAGCTCCTCGACGGCGTCGACGACGACGCCGGGGTGCTCGACGTCGGCGGCCAGATCGGCAGCTTCTCGCTCGCCGTCGCCGCCGAGCTGCCCAAGGCGCGGGTCCACGTCTACGAGGCCTCGCCGACCAGCGCGTCCTACATCCGCCGCAACGTCGAGGGCAACGACCTCGACGGCCGGGTCACCGTCCACGGTGCCGCGATGGCGGGGGAGGCGGGCGACTTCACGTTCGTCGACAGCGGCACGGCGAGCGGGCACAACGGCCTCACCGCCCCCGACGCGGCGGGCACCGAGGTGACGGTGCCGGCGGTGACGTTCGACGAGGCGGCCGCGCTGGTCGCCGCCGACGGCAGCGCCGTGCAGCTGGTGAAGATGGACGTCGAGGGTGCCGAGTACGACATCGTGCTGCGCTCCTCGCCCGAGTCGTGGCGCGAGGTGCGCTCGGTGGTCATGGAGTATCACCCGGTGCCGGGCCGCCACCTCGACGACCTCCTCGAGTTCTTCGCCGCCGTGGGCCTCACCCCGTCGCGCATGGAGCCCGGCACGCTGCCGGGCCTCGGCGTGATGTGGCTGTCCCGCCGCGCCGCATGA
- a CDS encoding glycosyltransferase family 61 protein: MSKLPARLQPLWPLAKRVHRALSLVLGVLGRRLAPLLGERGLPRSGSTTSAATAAAEPDAVTLHGPAPSPPVERAVPPGMPPRHWAFTTTTRPDVPPVQTLDVRDGTVVGDFAAVITPGRVLDFETSDYWGIAGWQEHPLFLRPRLPAVEHVSGTVAVLATRGGNASYYHYLLDVLPRLEVLRRTVPDVAVDHYYLERSTRYHREILALAGLDGLPRLDVGRERAVRADRLLVPSIPNVGEHTPPWIVDHVRSLLPPADTADKPTRLYVTRGDRRHTRRMESEAELWPLLEARGFARVDPGSMSVRDQVDTFAAAEVVVGVHGAALTNLLFCRPGVRVLHLMAPTYVKHCFYAILDAIPDARYRYVLGEGRTPPPGTELTGVQDDIDLAPEKVLAELDVLLEQ, from the coding sequence ATGAGCAAGCTCCCGGCCCGGCTGCAACCGCTGTGGCCGCTGGCCAAGCGCGTCCACCGGGCGCTGTCGTTGGTGCTGGGCGTCCTCGGGCGGCGGCTGGCGCCGCTGCTCGGCGAGCGCGGTCTCCCGCGCTCGGGCAGTACGACGTCCGCGGCCACCGCGGCCGCGGAGCCCGACGCGGTGACCCTGCACGGGCCGGCGCCGTCGCCGCCCGTCGAGCGCGCCGTCCCGCCCGGGATGCCGCCGCGGCACTGGGCGTTCACCACGACGACCCGGCCGGACGTCCCGCCGGTGCAGACCCTCGACGTCCGCGACGGCACCGTCGTCGGGGACTTCGCCGCCGTGATCACGCCCGGGCGCGTGCTCGACTTCGAGACCAGCGACTACTGGGGCATCGCCGGCTGGCAGGAGCACCCGCTGTTCCTCCGGCCCCGGCTGCCCGCGGTCGAGCACGTCAGCGGCACCGTCGCCGTGCTCGCGACCCGCGGCGGCAACGCCAGCTACTACCACTACCTCCTCGACGTGCTGCCCCGGCTCGAGGTGCTGCGGCGCACGGTCCCGGACGTCGCCGTCGATCACTACTACCTCGAGCGCTCGACCCGCTACCACCGCGAGATCCTCGCTCTTGCCGGGCTCGACGGGCTTCCTCGCCTCGACGTCGGCCGCGAGCGCGCCGTACGAGCGGACCGGCTCTTGGTGCCGAGCATCCCCAACGTCGGCGAGCACACGCCGCCGTGGATCGTCGACCACGTGCGCTCGCTGCTGCCGCCCGCGGACACCGCGGACAAGCCGACCCGGCTCTACGTCACCCGCGGCGATCGTCGCCACACCCGCCGGATGGAGTCGGAAGCCGAGCTCTGGCCGCTGCTGGAGGCGCGCGGCTTCGCCCGCGTCGACCCGGGCTCGATGTCGGTGCGCGACCAGGTCGACACCTTCGCCGCGGCCGAGGTCGTCGTCGGCGTGCACGGCGCTGCCCTCACCAACCTGCTGTTCTGCCGCCCGGGCGTCCGGGTGCTGCACCTGATGGCGCCGACGTACGTGAAGCACTGCTTCTACGCGATACTCGACGCGATCCCGGACGCGCGCTACCGCTACGTCCTCGGCGAGGGTCGTACGCCGCCGCCGGGCACCGAGCTCACCGGGGTCCAGGACGACATCGACCTGGCCCCGGAGAAGGTGCTGGCCGAGCTCGACGTACTGCTGGAGCAGTAG
- a CDS encoding putative leader peptide produces MDTRLAIRDADWVRDRARPRVMPMPRTLLTKRRAVDNCRVASALCRMR; encoded by the coding sequence ATGGACACGCGTCTCGCCATCCGGGACGCCGATTGGGTGCGCGACCGGGCGCGCCCTAGGGTGATGCCCATGCCGAGGACCCTCCTGACCAAGCGCCGCGCGGTGGACAACTGCCGTGTCGCCTCGGCGCTGTGTCGAATGCGCTGA
- a CDS encoding DUF4012 domain-containing protein gives MSPVVRRRRGRRPLLRRLARAPRQRRVLLVGGGVLAAVVLVGGWFAWTVWQAADELQEVERQGRLLRAELVDGDADGAARALEAFQEAAADAEAATDGPTWWVAEHAPVLGDDAEGVAVAARVLSDIGDEALPPLVDAAADVTARTFNPTRHRFPLAAIAATQEPAAASEAVFADAASQLSGVDSSGFTGPVGRRFDDLRRLVLQARSTLGSVYRAAEMMPTLLGRDGPRDYLLVMQNNAELRPLGGLAGSISLVHAEDGRVDITDQMASSRLGILEEPVLPLDEEEQQLFGSQLGRFFRNANLTPHVPRAAELMAARWRSETGQEVDGVFLVDPVAIAYLLAATGPVPVPGYPDATSTNVVPAVENEIYLQTYDAGVHDDFQNAVAKAVFNAFAGGAGDPAELIRALVTGVAEGRIRMHSFEEPVQDAVEGTAIAGQVAGEEPALGVYLSDKTESKMSYYLRYTVDVVARSCAGSVQEVTGVVTLHNDPPDGVPLPKSVAGFRPVGQPGYVNGQQSVLLYLMGPPGGTLEKLEIGEQDMTLPVVYPYRDRWIAPVTVTLDPEEETTVEFLLRGGRGQTEDLDLQVTPGSAFGSESGTVRSACPSR, from the coding sequence GTGTCTCCCGTCGTACGCCGCCGCCGCGGCCGCCGCCCGCTGCTGCGACGGCTCGCCCGTGCCCCGCGCCAGCGTCGGGTGCTGCTCGTCGGAGGCGGGGTGCTCGCGGCGGTCGTGCTGGTCGGTGGCTGGTTCGCCTGGACCGTCTGGCAGGCGGCCGACGAGCTCCAGGAGGTCGAGCGCCAGGGCCGGCTGCTCCGGGCCGAGCTGGTCGACGGCGACGCCGACGGCGCGGCCCGCGCCCTCGAGGCGTTCCAGGAGGCCGCCGCGGATGCCGAGGCGGCGACCGACGGGCCCACCTGGTGGGTCGCCGAGCACGCGCCGGTCCTCGGTGACGACGCCGAGGGCGTGGCCGTCGCCGCGCGGGTGCTGTCGGACATCGGTGACGAGGCGCTGCCCCCGCTGGTCGACGCCGCGGCCGACGTCACCGCCCGCACGTTCAACCCGACCCGGCACCGGTTCCCCCTCGCGGCGATCGCCGCCACCCAGGAGCCGGCCGCCGCGAGCGAGGCGGTCTTCGCCGACGCGGCGTCCCAGCTCTCCGGCGTCGACAGCAGCGGGTTCACGGGCCCGGTCGGCCGCCGCTTCGACGACCTGCGCCGGCTGGTGCTCCAGGCGCGCTCGACCCTCGGGTCGGTCTACCGCGCGGCCGAGATGATGCCGACGCTCCTGGGCCGCGACGGCCCGCGGGACTACCTCCTCGTGATGCAGAACAACGCCGAGCTCCGGCCGCTGGGCGGGCTGGCGGGCTCGATCAGCCTGGTCCACGCCGAGGACGGGCGGGTCGACATCACCGACCAGATGGCCTCCTCGCGCCTCGGCATCCTGGAGGAGCCCGTGCTCCCCCTGGACGAGGAGGAGCAGCAGCTCTTCGGCAGCCAGCTGGGCCGGTTCTTCCGCAACGCCAACCTGACGCCGCACGTGCCGCGGGCCGCCGAGCTGATGGCCGCCCGCTGGCGCAGCGAGACCGGCCAGGAGGTCGACGGCGTGTTCCTCGTCGACCCGGTGGCGATCGCCTACCTGCTGGCAGCGACCGGACCGGTGCCCGTGCCGGGCTACCCGGACGCCACCTCGACCAACGTCGTCCCGGCGGTGGAGAACGAGATCTACCTCCAGACCTACGACGCCGGGGTCCACGACGACTTCCAGAACGCCGTCGCCAAGGCCGTCTTCAACGCGTTCGCGGGCGGTGCGGGCGATCCAGCCGAGCTGATCCGCGCCCTCGTGACGGGCGTCGCCGAGGGGCGCATCCGGATGCACAGCTTCGAGGAGCCGGTGCAGGACGCGGTCGAAGGTACGGCGATCGCGGGCCAGGTCGCGGGGGAGGAGCCCGCGCTCGGCGTCTACCTGAGCGACAAGACCGAGTCGAAGATGTCCTACTACCTCCGCTACACCGTCGACGTGGTCGCCCGGTCGTGCGCCGGCAGCGTGCAGGAGGTCACCGGCGTCGTGACCCTGCACAACGACCCGCCGGACGGCGTACCGCTGCCGAAGTCGGTCGCGGGCTTCCGGCCGGTGGGTCAGCCGGGCTACGTCAACGGCCAGCAGTCGGTGCTGCTGTACCTGATGGGCCCGCCCGGGGGCACGCTCGAGAAGCTCGAGATCGGCGAGCAGGACATGACGCTCCCCGTCGTCTATCCCTACCGGGACCGGTGGATCGCTCCCGTCACCGTCACGCTGGACCCCGAGGAGGAGACGACGGTCGAGTTCCTGCTCCGCGGCGGGCGGGGGCAGACCGAGGACCTCGACCTCCAGGTCACCCCCGGCTCGGCGTTCGGCTCGGAGTCGGGAACGGTCCGCTCGGCCTGTCCGTCTCGATAA
- a CDS encoding DUF4395 domain-containing protein: protein MSAPSTTSETAAPALRNGIDPRGPRFTAAVTAVLLAAALVAPEEVATALVAVQGLFFLAGVALGVQRTPTGLVFRAFVRPRLTPPADLEDPRPPRFAQAVGLLFAAVALVGYLSGATVLGQVAVGLALVAALLNAVIGFCLGCELYLLGLRASRRAARSAA from the coding sequence ATGAGCGCGCCCAGCACCACCAGCGAGACCGCGGCTCCTGCCCTGCGGAACGGCATCGACCCGCGCGGCCCGCGCTTCACCGCCGCGGTCACCGCGGTGCTGCTCGCCGCCGCCCTGGTCGCCCCGGAGGAGGTCGCGACCGCGCTGGTCGCGGTCCAGGGCCTGTTCTTCCTCGCGGGCGTCGCGCTCGGCGTGCAGCGCACGCCGACGGGTCTGGTCTTCCGCGCGTTCGTGCGGCCGCGCCTCACGCCGCCCGCGGACCTCGAGGACCCGCGCCCGCCACGGTTCGCCCAGGCGGTCGGGCTCCTCTTCGCGGCGGTGGCGCTGGTCGGCTACCTGTCCGGGGCGACCGTGCTCGGCCAGGTCGCCGTCGGCCTGGCGCTCGTCGCCGCCCTGCTCAACGCGGTCATCGGGTTCTGCCTGGGCTGCGAGCTCTACCTGCTGGGCCTCCGCGCCAGCCGGCGGGCCGCCCGCAGCGCCGCCTGA
- a CDS encoding sulfurtransferase: protein MSRENSLVSAQWVEENLDNPKVVLVEVDEDTTSYDKGHIKGAIKLDWTTDLQDQVRRDFVNKEQFEALLSERGVANDDTVVLYGGNNNWFAAYAYWYFKLYGHQDVKLLDGGRKKWELDSRELVADLPQRERTSYTATEQDRSIRAFRDEVVEAIGSQNLVDVRSPDEFAGRLLAPAHLPQEQAQRAGHIPTAVNVPWSKAANDDGTFRSDDELREIYGEAGFDFSKDTIAYCRIGERSSHTWFVLKELLGEQNVKNYDGSWTEYGSLVGVPVALGDEPGEA from the coding sequence ATGAGCCGCGAGAACTCACTCGTCTCCGCCCAGTGGGTGGAGGAGAACCTCGACAACCCGAAGGTCGTGCTCGTCGAGGTCGACGAGGACACCACCTCCTACGACAAGGGCCACATCAAGGGCGCCATCAAGCTCGACTGGACCACCGACCTCCAGGACCAGGTCCGGCGCGACTTCGTCAACAAGGAGCAGTTCGAGGCCCTCCTGTCCGAGCGGGGCGTCGCGAACGACGACACCGTCGTCCTCTACGGCGGCAACAACAACTGGTTCGCGGCCTACGCGTACTGGTACTTCAAGCTCTACGGCCACCAGGACGTCAAGCTGCTCGACGGCGGCCGCAAGAAGTGGGAGCTCGACAGCCGCGAGCTCGTCGCCGACCTGCCGCAGCGCGAGCGGACCAGCTACACCGCGACCGAGCAGGACCGCTCGATCCGCGCCTTCCGCGACGAGGTCGTCGAGGCCATCGGCTCCCAGAACCTGGTCGACGTGCGCTCGCCCGACGAGTTCGCCGGCCGCCTCCTGGCCCCCGCCCACCTGCCGCAGGAGCAGGCCCAGCGTGCGGGCCACATCCCGACCGCGGTCAACGTCCCGTGGAGCAAGGCGGCCAACGACGACGGCACCTTCCGCTCCGACGACGAGCTCCGCGAGATCTACGGCGAGGCCGGCTTCGACTTCTCCAAGGACACCATCGCCTACTGCCGCATCGGCGAGCGCTCCTCGCACACGTGGTTCGTGCTCAAGGAGCTGCTCGGCGAGCAGAACGTCAAGAACTACGACGGCTCCTGGACCGAGTACGGCTCGCTGGTCGGCGTGCCGGTCGCGCTCGGCGACGAGCCCGGGGAGGCCTGA
- a CDS encoding thioredoxin domain-containing protein translates to MTGLVILGLAALAAAGFGVYRVRTEGRFSPTVAEVAPRPSRDPDPTAWSAIAAALPGEALGERATLVQFSSAFCAPCRTTRVVLADVAATEPGVRHVELDAELHLDLVRALDVRRTPTTLVLDSSGRELVRAGGAPRRDQVLSALPEEAPR, encoded by the coding sequence GTGACCGGTCTCGTGATCCTCGGGCTCGCCGCGCTTGCCGCGGCGGGGTTCGGCGTCTACCGCGTGCGGACTGAGGGGCGGTTCTCCCCGACGGTCGCGGAGGTCGCCCCGCGACCGTCGCGAGACCCCGACCCCACCGCCTGGTCTGCCATCGCCGCCGCGCTCCCCGGCGAGGCGCTCGGTGAGCGCGCCACGCTCGTGCAGTTCTCCTCCGCCTTCTGCGCCCCGTGCCGTACGACGCGGGTGGTGCTGGCCGACGTCGCGGCGACCGAGCCCGGCGTGCGCCACGTGGAGCTCGACGCCGAGCTGCACCTCGACCTCGTCCGCGCTCTCGACGTACGACGCACTCCGACGACCCTGGTGCTCGACAGCTCCGGCCGGGAGCTCGTGCGAGCCGGCGGCGCCCCGCGGCGCGACCAGGTCCTCTCCGCCCTGCCCGAGGAGGCACCCCGATGA
- a CDS encoding NAD-dependent epimerase/dehydratase family protein, translating into MSAGPVDVLVAGGGGFIGGHLVADLLAQGKTVRSVDVKPLEEWYQVHPDAQNVQADVSLLENAMAATEGAGEVFMLAADMGGMGFIENNKALCMLSVLTSTHMLQAAKAHDVERYFYSSSACVYAADKQTDTAVTALREADAYPAMPEDGYGWEKLFSERMCRHFSEDYGMTTRVARYHNVYGPEGTWTGGREKAPAAVCRKIAEAVITGRHELDIWGDGEQTRSFMYIDDCVQGSQMILAGDFAEPINLGSSELVSINQLYTIVEEIAGIRCKRNYQLDAPQGVRGRNSDNTLIQEVYGWEPSITLADGMARTYAWVYDQVKRSMA; encoded by the coding sequence ATGAGTGCAGGTCCTGTCGACGTCCTCGTCGCAGGCGGCGGCGGTTTCATCGGGGGCCATCTGGTCGCCGATCTGCTGGCGCAGGGCAAGACTGTCCGCTCGGTCGACGTGAAGCCGCTCGAGGAGTGGTACCAGGTCCACCCGGACGCCCAGAACGTGCAGGCCGACGTCTCGCTGCTGGAGAACGCGATGGCGGCGACCGAGGGCGCCGGTGAGGTCTTCATGCTCGCCGCCGACATGGGCGGCATGGGGTTCATCGAGAACAACAAGGCGCTGTGCATGCTGTCGGTGCTGACCAGCACCCACATGCTCCAGGCGGCCAAGGCCCACGACGTGGAGCGCTACTTCTACTCCTCGTCGGCGTGCGTCTACGCCGCCGACAAGCAGACCGACACCGCGGTGACGGCGCTGCGCGAGGCCGACGCCTACCCCGCGATGCCGGAGGACGGCTACGGCTGGGAGAAGCTCTTCAGCGAGCGGATGTGCCGCCACTTCAGCGAGGACTACGGGATGACGACCCGGGTCGCCCGCTACCACAACGTCTACGGGCCCGAGGGCACGTGGACGGGCGGCCGCGAGAAGGCGCCCGCCGCGGTGTGCCGCAAGATCGCCGAGGCCGTGATCACCGGCCGCCACGAGCTCGACATCTGGGGCGACGGCGAGCAGACCCGCAGCTTCATGTACATCGACGACTGCGTGCAGGGATCGCAGATGATACTGGCCGGCGACTTCGCCGAGCCGATCAACCTCGGCTCCTCCGAGCTGGTGTCGATCAACCAGCTCTACACGATCGTCGAGGAGATCGCCGGCATCCGCTGCAAGCGCAACTACCAGCTCGACGCCCCGCAGGGCGTGCGCGGCCGCAACTCCGACAACACGCTGATCCAGGAGGTCTACGGCTGGGAGCCGTCGATCACGCTCGCCGACGGCATGGCGCGCACCTACGCCTGGGTCTACGACCAGGTGAAGCGCTCGATGGCCTGA